A genomic window from Triticum urartu cultivar G1812 chromosome 7, Tu2.1, whole genome shotgun sequence includes:
- the LOC125524656 gene encoding protein DETOXIFICATION 16-like, which translates to MQKPSVDEQPLLGPVERSEHVAALEEAKRLLRLAGPLAAGGILRSALQLVSVMFVGHLGELPLAGASLATSLANVTGFSLLVGMSSALDTLCGQAFGARQYHLLGLYKQRAMVVLALACVLIALVWSNTTRILLLLGQDPAIAAEAGSYARWLLPALVPYVPLVCHIRFLQTQSIVVPVMVSSAVTALNHILICWALVHKLGMGSKGAALASTVSYSTNLAILCLYTRLSSACKRTWTGFSMEAFKELRQFAELAVPSAMMVCLEWWSFELLVLLSGLLPNPKLETSVLSICLNTGALMFTVPSGLCAAISTRVSNELGAGRPQVARLATRVVICMAMFAGSVISITMILLRKSWGYMYSNEEEVVTYIARMIPVLGVSFFIDGIHTSLSGVLYGCGEQKIGARVNLAAFYLAGIPLAVLLAFILHLNGMGLWLGIVCGSLTKLVLLVWIVHSINWENESIKAKDMVLETSLPVA; encoded by the exons ATGCAGAAGCCAAGCGTGGACGAGCAGCCTCTGCTCGGACCCGTGGAGAGGAGCGAGCATGTGGCGGCGTTGGAGGAGGCGAAGCGACTGCTGCGGCTGGCCGGGCCTCTGGCAGCGGGCGGCATCCTCCGGTCCGCGCTCCAGCTGGTGTCCGTGATGTTCGTGGGCCACCTTGGTGAGCTtcccctcgccggagcctcgcTCGCCACCTCCCTCGCGAACGTCACCGGCTTCAGCTTGCTGGTGGGCATGTCGAGCGCCCTGGACACGCTGTGCGGACAGGCGTTCGGCGCACGGCAGTACCACCTCCTCGGCCTCTACAAGCAACGGGCGATGGTAGTGCTGGCGCTCGCCTGCGTCCTCATCGCCCTCGTCTGGTCCAACACCACCCGGATCCTCCTGCTCCTCGGCCAGGACCCGGCCATCGCTGCAGAGGCCGGCTCCTACGCGCGGTGGCTCCTCCCGGCCCTCGTCCCGTACGTCCCTCTTGTGTGCCACATCCGGTTCTTGCAGACGCAGAGCATCGTCGTGCCGGTCATGGTCAGCTCCGCCGTCACGGCACTGAACCACATCCTCATCTGCTGGGCGCTGGTGCACAAGTTGGGCATGGGGAGCAAAGGCGCGGCGCTGGCCAGCACCGTCTCCTACTCCACGAACCTGGCCATACTGTGCCTGTACACGAGGCTCTCCAGCGCCTGCAAGAGGACGTGGACTGGGTTCTCCATGGAGGCCTTCAAGGAGCTGCGCCAGTTCGCCGAGCTCGCCGTGCCGTCCGCCATGATGGTTTG CTTGGAATGGTGGTCGTTTGAACTGCTTGTGCTGCTGTCTGGTCTTCTGCCTAATCCTAAGCTCGAAACCTCGGTATTGTCGATATG TCTTAATACGGGCGCTCTTATGTTCACGGTGCCATCCGGTCTCTGCGCAGCCATAAG CACACGCGTTTCCAACGAACTTGGTGCTGGTAGGCCTCAGGTAGCGAGGCTGGCAACTAGAGTGGTCATATGCATGGCCATGTTTGCAGGCTCAGTAATCTCCATCACAATGATTTTGCTACGCAAATCTTGGGGTTACATGTACAGCAACGAGGAGGAAGTCGTTACATACATTGCCAGGATGATACCTGTCCTCGGGGTATCTTTCTTCATTGACGGAATCCACACTTCTCTTTCAG GTGTGCTATATGGATGTGGTGAGCAGAAGATTGGTGCACGGGTTAATCTCGCCGCGTTCTACTTGGCAGGCATCCCCTTGGCTGTGTTGCTTGCATTCATCCTGCATTTGAATGGAATG GGGCTTTGGCTTGGCATCGTTTGCGGCAGCCTCACTAAGCTTGTGTTGCTTGTGTGGATCGTACATTCCATAAACTGGGAGAATGAG TCAATTAAAGCAAAAGACATGGTGCTAGAAACTTCTCTCCCGGTTGCATGA
- the LOC125519365 gene encoding protein DETOXIFICATION 16-like, with protein MQKPNLDEQLLLEPVERSDHVAVLEEAKPLLRLAGPLAEGGILRSALQLVSVMFVGHLGELLLAGASLANLTGLSLLVGMSSSLDTLCGQAFGARQYHLGFYKQRAMVLLALACVPIALVWARTAKILLLLGQDETILISAPTRGGSSRPLSRTSLSCATSASCSRGARHGQLRRHGAESHPHLLGKRVGCNFWFTYLLDKNIYVNLMGIIVINTKCNK; from the coding sequence ATGCAGAAGCCGAACTTGGACGAGCAGCTCCTGCTAGAACCCGTGGAGAGGAGCGATCATGTGGCGGTGTTGGAGGAGGCGAAGCCACTGCTGCGGCTGGCCGGGCCGCTGGCGGAGGGCGGCATCCTCCGGTCCGCGCTGCAGCTGGTGTCCGTGATGTTCGTGGGCCACCTCGGCGAGCTTCTCCTCGCCGGCGCCTCGCTCGCGAACCTGACCGGCCTCAGCTTGCTGGTGGGCATGTCGAGCTCCCTGGACACGCTGTGCGGGCAGGCGTTCGGCGCGCGGCAATACCACCTCGGCTTCTACAAGCAACGGGCGATGGTGTTACTGGCGCTCGCCTGCGTCCCCATTGCTCTCGTCTGGGCCAGAACCGCCAAGATCCTCCTGCTCCTCGGCCAGGACGAGACCATCCTAATCAGTGCGCCTACGCGCGGTGGCTCCTCCCGGCCCTTGTCCCGTACGTCCCTCTCGTGTGCCACATCCGCTTCCTGCAGTCGTGGTGCCCGTCATGGTCAGCTCCGCCGTCACGGCGCTGAATCACATCCTCATCTGCTGGGCAAGAGGGTTGGTTGCAATTTCTGGTTCACATATCTCCTtgataaaaatatctatgtcaacttgatgggcataattgtcataaataCGAAATGTAACAAATAG